Part of the Alteracholeplasma palmae J233 genome, TATGATTGGATTTGCCATTATGATGATTCTGGATGTTGCGTTAGGTTAAACTGTATCATTTAATTAAATAGATTTTAAGAAAGATAGTTATTCTCTTTAAGGATAATTATCTTTTTTTTTGTTCTTATGTGTCTAATAAGACTATAAAAATAGTATAAATAAATTTAGACAGTTAGTTTATGTTGCACTTAATAAGTGTGTTTTGGAACAAGTTAGCTGCATCTTGGAACAAGTACAAACAAAAAAAAGTATTTTTTACTATCATTAATATGAAAGAGGGCATATGATGAAAAGTAAGAAAACTATTTTTATAAGGAATTTAACTTTTATTTTAGGAATTATGATTTTAACAAGAACTAGTCAATCAGGATATGTTATTAAAAATAGTAATAAAGTTGAAAATGGGTACCTTGGACCTATTTATGGTAATAAATTAAATTATAATAAAGTGAAAAACACATGAGTACAACTATAAAAATAGTTTTCTTAAAAGTAAATGGTATGCACTATAAATCATAAAAAATACCCAGCAAGTATTATTCTAATCAAGCAATTAATTTAATATTTTTATAAAAAATAAAAGACAAAATGGAGGGAAATATGAAAAAGAAATTGATTGTGATTCTAAATGTATTATTATTGTTATTTGTATTCACAGGTGGCGCTACAAAAGCTGCTGAACCAGATTCATACATGGATACTGATGGATCAGAGTATAGAAGAAGAATTACTAACACAGAAACTTCAAAAGATTATTTTGGAACTTTTGGTATAACTAAATTAGTGGATGATAATAGATTCAGATTGATGGACTATGGTACCTATAAAAGCGGATATTTATACTATAAAGATCAACTTAGTCCAAAGTATAACTTTAATGTAAAACTAGAATTAGAAATTGCAATTGGAGGTATACCAGCTGATGGTGTTATCTTTGGTTTTACTGAAAGTAATTACGGAAGTCTATATAACAATGGATTTAGAGGACTTATGGAAGGACCTATAAATGGTAGTATGCTCGTACTAGACACCTATAAAAATGGCTCTGCAGATCCTTATAAAGTGCCAGCTATTTATGCAAGAAATAATAAAAGAAATGGCTCAGCAACAACTGGAAAAGCGATAGAATTTGGGGCATTTGCATATTTTAGAGATAAAAAAGTAAAATTAGACATCAACTATAATGCAACAACAAGAATCACAACATATACTTTTAATAATAACAATACAATCATAAAAATGGATGTTCCATTATTGAATATAACTAATACTTCAAAAATGAATTTCTTTATGTCAAGTGCAACAGGAGACCATTACGATAAAGTATTTATAAAAGCATTAGAAACAGATGGTTACTTCACATCAGAGAAACTCAATAAAGTGGATGTAACTAGTAGTGGTACTGCATATACATTTACACCACTACAAAGTGGCAATGTGAAATATGCACAAGGAACAGAACTATACTTACCGGGTATTAATAACCCACTTATTCTTAATAACCAAGGAACTGTAACAGTTCAAAAAAGCACTCTTCCAAGATATGATACTATAGGCAATGCTTATACTAGAGAAACCGGAAAAGGTAAGTCAAATCCTTATAATATGTTAGTGAATGGTTATCAAACAAGTCCTATTACATATAAGCAGTCAACCAATATAGGAGGACCACACAGAATAACACCTAGAACTGATATTGATAGAGTATACTCTAATGGTAGTATTGTAAAATTTGATGGTATAGAAAAACAATATACAGTCAATCCTCAAGGCATCATTGAAATTCCTAGAAGTGAGTTTCCAGAGTATGATTTAACTACACAAATGACTATTAAAGAAGGAAATAAGGATGTATCAGAAAAAGTAGAAATTACCATTCCAGGCTATAAAACAGTACCTATTCATAATATAGATGTGATACAAGATTATAGAGGGAATATTAAAGTAACACCTAAAAAGGCTAATGGAACTACTTATGCTGAAGGGACACTTGTGTACTATAAGGGTAATGAATATCCAATTCAAAAAGATGGAAGCGTTACTATTTTAGACAGTCAACTTTCAGATGAAAAAACAACAGTAGGATTAACTATTAAAGAAAATGACAAATTAATGTCTAACCCAACCAGTGTCGAATTTCCTGGGTTAAATGATAGTGAAAGAAGACAAATGAAAAAACAATTAGAAGTAGAAAAAAATAAAATTAACCAAGAAATAGATGAATTAGAAAATCTAGATCCTGATAAAAAAACTTTAAGAAAACAAGAAATAGATTTATTATTCAAAGATGGCGCTGACGGTATTGAAGTATCTTATAATAAAGCAATTGGCCAAGATGTCTATAATGTTGCGCTAGATAATATGAGAAAAAAACTAGCAACAATAAAATTTGAAGACTACGCAGATAAGAGAAATAAAGAACTATTTGATGATAAAGAAGCTTTAAAAGAAAGAGTAGATGGACTTTCTAATTTAACTAAAGATAAAAAAGATGAACATAAAGCACAAATAGATCAAATTTATGATGCAGCTAAAACTCTTATTAGTAGTGAAGAATCTAATGATGGGGTAGATTATCAATACGAGCAGGCAACAGAAAAACTCAATAGAGAGTTTCTAATTACCTATAAAGAATCTAAACTTAATGAATATAACCTAGAAAAAGAAAGAATTATAGAAGAAATTAATGAACTCGTATTAACTCCTGAAGAAAAAACGGAATTGATTAATAGAGTGAATGAACAAGCAACAAAAGTAGAAGAAAATATTAATGATGCTAGACTAGAAAAACGTGTTTCTGATATTGTTGAAAGTGGCATCAATGATCTTAATAGATTATTAAATCAAGGCTCTATTAAAGAAATAGAAGAAGCAAAAACAGCTTATACAACAGACTTAGAACAAAAAGCTACTGAAATTAAACAAAAAATAGATGAATTAGAAGAATTGACCACTGAAGAGAAAAAAGTATATAAAGATCTAGTAGACTCTTATTATACTGAAGGACAAACGCAAATAGCCCAACTAACAGAATCAAATACAGTAAATGATGCAAAAACAATTTATACAACACAAGCAGATAAAATGGAAGAAGAATTAACAAAAGCTAAACTAGAAAACTATAAAAAGATTTCATTAAAAAGATTACAAAGAGCTTATGATATTGTTACAAATCAAATTAATACAGAGCCTAATTTAACTCCAGAAGAAAGATTAGACTATCAAACAAGATTAGATACTGAGTTTAATACAGTTAAAACAAACATACAACAAGCAACTACTTTAAGTGCTGTTTCAGATTTAACAGATGCATCACTTACAAACATGGAATCCTTATCACTTGAAATAAGTAAAACAGATGCTATAAATGAAATTAATAATCTAAAAAATATATTACAAGGATTTGTCACAGAAATGCCAAATATTACTACTACAGAAAAAGAAGCTTATACAAATGCAGTTGATCCGTATGTAACAGATATACTTGAGCAAATTAAAAATGCAACGGGTAAAAATCAAGTGACTCAGTTAGCTAAAGAGGCTGAAGATAGAATTTTAGATCAACATAGAAAACTATTTAGTTTAAACGAAAAAAGAACCAATGCTAAAAACAAAATAGAAGAACGTTATTTGGAAGTTTTTGAAAAGAGTGAAAGTAAAGAAGATTTACCAGAAGAGTTTGTAATACAATTAAAAGCAATATTAGATATGTTTAAAAATAGAGCATTTGATGAATTCATGGCAGTTGATATTGATCATGCTCAAGAAGTTGATGATAAATTGCTTACTCATTTATTTGAATTTACTAAAGCATCTGTAGTTATAGACCAACAACTACTTTACCAAGATATGGGTGAAAAAAGAAAAATTGTTGAAAATTTAATTGATCAATTAGAATATGTATCAGAAACTGATAAACAAGCTGCTAAAGCCTTAATAGATAAAAAAACACAAGAAACATTACAAGATACAGTTTTTGAATATACAGAGGTTGAAAGAATTGGTAAAGAAAAGGATATTACTGTTGACTATTACTACGAAATATATCGAGGACTAGAAAATATAAATAAATTACGTGAAAACGCAACCCAACAAATAGATGAACATATAAGTGATTTAAAATTAAGTGATCCATTAACAGATGAATTGAAAACAATTATTAATGAAGGCAAAAATGCAATCAATGAACTAACAGAAAAAGATGCTATTGATGCAAAAGCAACAGAAATTATTAGTCAAATTGATGAACATATAAAACAAGCAGTGGATACTAAAAAAGATGAAGTTAAAAAGGAACTAGAGGATTTTTCTGATAAGCCAATTAATGATGAAGTAAAACAAATTATTGAAGAAGCAATTAACAAAATAGATAACTCTAATTACAATAAAAAAGATGAAACTGATGAAATCATCAAGGATGCTAAAACAGATATAAATGGATCAAAAAGACAACAAACTAAAAAAGATGTCAGAAAAGAACTCGAAGATTATGCTAAAAAACCAATGAGTGATGAAGTCCAAAATATTATTAGTGAACAAGTTGATTTAGTCAATGATACTAACTTTGATAATGAGACAGCAATTAATAAAATTATTGAAGATGGTAAAATAGCAATCGATAAAGAACAAAGAAAACAAGAAAAAGAAAATAAACAAGCAGAAGTTAAAAAAGAACTTGAAGAGTATGCTAAAAAGCCAATCAGTGATGAAGTCCAAAAAATTATTAATGATCAAGTTGATTTAGTCAATGATGATAACTTTGATGATATAGATGCTATAAATAAGATTCTTGAAGATGGTAAAAAAGCAATCGCTGCCGAACAAGATAAACAACAAAAAGATGTAATCTATATGTACGCAAGTCTCATATTATTAGTACTAATTATAATAGAAATGATTATTATCTTCTTTAAAAGAAGAAGTAATAAAAAAAGATTAGTTTCAACTACTTTACCACTATTATTCTTTGGATTAGGAGAAACGATTAGTCTAGCGATTACAATCGCATTACTCGTAATATTTATTATATTATTCATATATATTATTTATCTATTCTTAAAACCTAGAAAGAAGAAAGTAGAAAATAACCATACAGTCATTGTTAAAGTAGAACAACCCAAAGAAGCACTTATAGAAAAACCCATTGAACAACACGTAACTAAAGAAGTAGTAGTTGAAAAACCAGTGGAACACCATATTATTAAAAAGACAATCCAAGAAGAAAAGAAAATTGTTTCACATGGCATAAAAATAAAAGATACACCAGTTGAAGTTAAAAAAGGACCAGAAAAAGTAATAGAAAAAAAGAAAGATGTCATTATTCTACCTGACCCAACCATAGTAGAGAAAAAAGAACAAAGACCTATTATACAGGTTATCCCACAAAAAGATGATGGTTTATACATTAGATATAACTATTCATTTGTGGCAAGATTACATCAAGCACCAAAAGAAAGCCAAGAAAGATTTAGTCAACTAAAAAAC contains:
- a CDS encoding DUF1542 domain-containing protein: MKKKLIVILNVLLLLFVFTGGATKAAEPDSYMDTDGSEYRRRITNTETSKDYFGTFGITKLVDDNRFRLMDYGTYKSGYLYYKDQLSPKYNFNVKLELEIAIGGIPADGVIFGFTESNYGSLYNNGFRGLMEGPINGSMLVLDTYKNGSADPYKVPAIYARNNKRNGSATTGKAIEFGAFAYFRDKKVKLDINYNATTRITTYTFNNNNTIIKMDVPLLNITNTSKMNFFMSSATGDHYDKVFIKALETDGYFTSEKLNKVDVTSSGTAYTFTPLQSGNVKYAQGTELYLPGINNPLILNNQGTVTVQKSTLPRYDTIGNAYTRETGKGKSNPYNMLVNGYQTSPITYKQSTNIGGPHRITPRTDIDRVYSNGSIVKFDGIEKQYTVNPQGIIEIPRSEFPEYDLTTQMTIKEGNKDVSEKVEITIPGYKTVPIHNIDVIQDYRGNIKVTPKKANGTTYAEGTLVYYKGNEYPIQKDGSVTILDSQLSDEKTTVGLTIKENDKLMSNPTSVEFPGLNDSERRQMKKQLEVEKNKINQEIDELENLDPDKKTLRKQEIDLLFKDGADGIEVSYNKAIGQDVYNVALDNMRKKLATIKFEDYADKRNKELFDDKEALKERVDGLSNLTKDKKDEHKAQIDQIYDAAKTLISSEESNDGVDYQYEQATEKLNREFLITYKESKLNEYNLEKERIIEEINELVLTPEEKTELINRVNEQATKVEENINDARLEKRVSDIVESGINDLNRLLNQGSIKEIEEAKTAYTTDLEQKATEIKQKIDELEELTTEEKKVYKDLVDSYYTEGQTQIAQLTESNTVNDAKTIYTTQADKMEEELTKAKLENYKKISLKRLQRAYDIVTNQINTEPNLTPEERLDYQTRLDTEFNTVKTNIQQATTLSAVSDLTDASLTNMESLSLEISKTDAINEINNLKNILQGFVTEMPNITTTEKEAYTNAVDPYVTDILEQIKNATGKNQVTQLAKEAEDRILDQHRKLFSLNEKRTNAKNKIEERYLEVFEKSESKEDLPEEFVIQLKAILDMFKNRAFDEFMAVDIDHAQEVDDKLLTHLFEFTKASVVIDQQLLYQDMGEKRKIVENLIDQLEYVSETDKQAAKALIDKKTQETLQDTVFEYTEVERIGKEKDITVDYYYEIYRGLENINKLRENATQQIDEHISDLKLSDPLTDELKTIINEGKNAINELTEKDAIDAKATEIISQIDEHIKQAVDTKKDEVKKELEDFSDKPINDEVKQIIEEAINKIDNSNYNKKDETDEIIKDAKTDINGSKRQQTKKDVRKELEDYAKKPMSDEVQNIISEQVDLVNDTNFDNETAINKIIEDGKIAIDKEQRKQEKENKQAEVKKELEEYAKKPISDEVQKIINDQVDLVNDDNFDDIDAINKILEDGKKAIAAEQDKQQKDVIYMYASLILLVLIIIEMIIIFFKRRSNKKRLVSTTLPLLFFGLGETISLAITIALLVIFIILFIYIIYLFLKPRKKKVENNHTVIVKVEQPKEALIEKPIEQHVTKEVVVEKPVEHHIIKKTIQEEKKIVSHGIKIKDTPVEVKKGPEKVIEKKKDVIILPDPTIVEKKEQRPIIQVIPQKDDGLYIRYNYSFVARLHQAPKESQERFSQLKNYLLSYKDVSVRYSWRNERFMHKMDPIVKVWIHGNIMDLYLNLDPKTINTEIYNITDMTGKKMHETTPVLFKVTGEKSLKQAIELIEMKLKGMERIENHQEINYTLPYRDKQTLFQQKLIKVNKL